A single region of the Halorussus sp. MSC15.2 genome encodes:
- a CDS encoding class I SAM-dependent methyltransferase: MVIDRSYYFMKAGLNLARALFVTNQTEKKQQAELGYWQLQKAKSGELSADHYEYFYTTHFDIDKEEYRGKRILDIGCGPRGSLDWATMTKRRVGLDPLAEEYQRAGLIRDSGMEYVDSGAEEIPFSDDFFDVVVSFNSLDHVDDLEKTISEITRVTASGGLFLLITDVNHDPTVTEPVSYEWDVVDRFTPQFELHWKDCREKSEDGIYASARDGEPYDFSNDEARYGVLSAKFVRVPDE, translated from the coding sequence ATGGTCATCGACCGGTCCTACTACTTTATGAAAGCGGGCCTGAATTTAGCGCGCGCGCTATTCGTCACCAATCAAACCGAGAAGAAACAACAGGCGGAGTTGGGCTACTGGCAGTTGCAAAAAGCGAAGAGCGGCGAGTTGTCCGCCGACCATTACGAGTACTTTTACACTACTCACTTCGATATCGACAAGGAGGAGTACCGGGGGAAACGGATTCTGGACATTGGCTGTGGTCCCCGTGGGTCGCTCGACTGGGCGACGATGACGAAGCGACGGGTCGGACTGGACCCGCTAGCCGAGGAGTATCAGCGTGCTGGTCTGATTCGGGACTCCGGGATGGAATACGTGGACAGTGGGGCCGAGGAGATACCGTTTTCGGACGACTTCTTCGACGTAGTCGTCTCGTTTAACTCGCTCGACCACGTCGACGACTTAGAAAAGACCATCAGTGAGATAACACGCGTCACCGCGTCTGGTGGTCTCTTCCTGCTCATCACGGACGTGAACCACGACCCGACTGTGACTGAACCGGTTTCCTATGAGTGGGACGTCGTCGATAGGTTCACGCCGCAGTTCGAACTTCACTGGAAGGACTGTCGAGAGAAATCCGAAGACGGAATCTACGCGAGTGCACGGGATGGGGAACCCTACGATTTTTCGAACGACGAGGCCCGGTACGGAGTCCTGTCCGCAAAGTTCGTGCGAGTCCCGGACGAGTAA
- a CDS encoding SIMPL domain-containing protein (The SIMPL domain is named for its presence in mouse protein SIMPL (signalling molecule that associates with mouse pelle-like kinase). Bacterial member BP26, from Brucella, was shown to assemble into a channel-like structure, while YggE from E. coli has been associated with resistance to oxidative stress.), with product MTDSTITTGAVGRTRAPPDRVELVFETRVVEPEVTAARRSVARRATELRRVVVDAGATDENVRTARFRVRRQPPGHGGDAERDPESRPFEATETVAVTLDDLDALGDILAAGVDEAEAEIEDVTFTFRTETKRELEREAVTDAVTTARRKAEAAAAAEGADVGGVRSLTTEDRSRARQSGAALGAGAAEQSGTAPSSGPIDVTVGVTVEYELVESP from the coding sequence ATGACGGACTCGACGATTACGACCGGCGCCGTCGGCCGAACGCGAGCGCCTCCGGACCGCGTCGAACTCGTGTTCGAGACCCGCGTAGTCGAACCCGAGGTGACCGCGGCGCGACGGAGCGTCGCCCGGCGAGCGACCGAACTCCGTCGCGTCGTCGTCGACGCCGGTGCGACCGACGAGAACGTCAGGACCGCTCGGTTCCGGGTCAGACGACAACCACCCGGACACGGCGGGGACGCCGAGCGCGACCCCGAGTCTCGCCCCTTCGAGGCGACCGAGACCGTGGCCGTGACGCTCGACGACCTCGATGCGCTCGGCGACATCCTCGCGGCCGGAGTGGACGAGGCAGAAGCCGAAATCGAGGACGTGACGTTCACGTTCCGGACCGAGACGAAGCGCGAACTGGAGCGCGAGGCAGTCACTGACGCGGTGACGACTGCACGACGGAAGGCCGAAGCCGCCGCCGCGGCGGAGGGGGCCGACGTCGGCGGCGTGCGCTCGCTGACGACCGAGGACCGCTCGCGCGCCCGTCAGTCGGGTGCCGCGCTCGGCGCGGGGGCGGCCGAGCAGTCCGGGACCGCCCCGTCGAGCGGACCCATCGACGTGACGGTCGGTGTCACCGTCGAGTACGAACTGGTCGAATCGCCCTAG
- a CDS encoding glycosyltransferase family 4 protein: MSDKFSAGDTSEGVSTTDEADSGSTTDAPDGVSTADAAESDPTVLGFTDLRPEELVGPLDAVDSGSRVLSFPEAGPAAKLVHSVVGGVRVLRESDVDAILLYNGTGVLGLVSVVLSRLFGVPLLLRVNGDIYRQHADRMRELWETDRYGRTAVFLIYHLLTRLTYLAASGYVTVSEDLRDRLDSESSYPDRTAVSAHNPVDASRFADSDGREAVCGVDLDGTRVLLTVTNLNYEGKYRGVVEIVEAVTDILAEREDVVYVVAGDGTYFERLARYVEANVPEEVAERILLPGYVEEVPPVFAAADVFVYKSYIDGYPNVVLEAQAAGLPVVANPDCGIDEQVADGETGTLVSAADQSAFADAVDRLLTDENLCARVGRSATERVRARNSNERVGRELLDAVARILRS; this comes from the coding sequence ATGTCTGATAAATTTTCGGCGGGCGACACGTCAGAGGGGGTCTCGACGACCGATGAGGCTGACAGCGGTTCGACGACCGACGCGCCGGACGGCGTCTCGACCGCCGACGCCGCCGAGAGCGACCCGACGGTCCTCGGGTTCACCGACCTGCGCCCGGAGGAACTGGTCGGACCGCTCGACGCCGTCGATTCGGGGAGTCGCGTCCTCTCGTTCCCGGAGGCGGGTCCGGCCGCGAAACTCGTTCACTCGGTCGTCGGCGGGGTCCGCGTCCTCCGGGAGTCGGACGTCGATGCGATACTGCTCTACAACGGAACCGGCGTGCTGGGTCTAGTCTCGGTCGTCCTCAGTAGACTCTTCGGCGTCCCCCTCCTGTTGCGGGTGAACGGGGACATCTACAGGCAGCACGCAGACAGGATGCGCGAACTGTGGGAGACAGACCGGTACGGTCGGACCGCGGTCTTCCTCATCTACCACCTCCTGACGAGACTGACGTATCTGGCCGCGAGCGGTTACGTCACCGTCTCGGAGGACCTGCGCGACCGACTCGATTCCGAATCGAGCTACCCCGACCGGACCGCGGTCAGTGCGCACAATCCGGTCGATGCGTCACGATTCGCCGACAGCGACGGGAGAGAGGCCGTCTGCGGCGTGGACCTCGACGGGACGCGAGTGCTGTTGACCGTGACGAACCTGAACTACGAGGGGAAGTATCGCGGCGTGGTCGAAATCGTCGAGGCTGTCACTGACATCCTCGCCGAACGCGAGGACGTGGTGTACGTCGTCGCGGGTGACGGAACTTACTTCGAGCGGTTGGCCCGGTACGTCGAGGCGAACGTTCCCGAGGAGGTGGCCGAGCGAATCCTCCTCCCGGGCTACGTCGAGGAGGTCCCGCCGGTGTTCGCCGCGGCCGACGTGTTCGTCTACAAGTCCTACATCGATGGCTACCCCAACGTGGTTCTGGAGGCTCAGGCCGCCGGACTCCCCGTGGTCGCGAATCCGGACTGCGGTATCGACGAGCAGGTCGCCGACGGCGAGACCGGGACGCTCGTCTCGGCGGCCGACCAGTCGGCGTTCGCCGACGCGGTGGACCGACTGCTGACCGACGAGAATCTTTGCGCGAGGGTGGGTCGGAGCGCGACCGAGCGTGTCCGGGCGCGGAACTCGAACGAGCGCGTCGGTCGCGAGTTGTTGGACGCGGTCGCCCGGATTCTGCGGTCGTAG
- a CDS encoding NTP transferase domain-containing protein, producing MLGAGQGSRLHPRTDGNPKLFLDVDGETIFERQLDALAPLVEEGLVDERVVVVLGYGFTEDTLDGRSRTEKIDEYVRIDDRFEFEVVVLPYWNAVENAASALAGLNVVDDDALLLCGDVITTAEVLSTVVEQFRDDHRPDGYSTVAAIEGVQDEMTAVQWDESGTVTDYGAIEGHQEAGIFVLNRDHFETAGRVLSSNAVEDWFPIVFPAVPSKAVTIDPRQHVEINTEDHFREAVRSLPLEPTDRSEIEL from the coding sequence ATGTTAGGGGCTGGGCAGGGGTCTCGCTTGCATCCTCGGACCGACGGTAATCCGAAACTGTTCCTCGACGTGGACGGGGAGACGATATTCGAGCGCCAACTCGACGCGCTCGCACCGCTGGTCGAGGAGGGACTGGTAGACGAGCGCGTCGTCGTCGTGCTGGGATACGGGTTCACCGAGGACACGCTCGACGGTCGGAGTCGAACCGAGAAGATAGACGAGTACGTCCGTATCGACGACCGGTTCGAGTTCGAGGTCGTCGTCCTCCCGTACTGGAACGCGGTGGAGAACGCCGCCTCGGCGCTCGCGGGTCTCAACGTCGTGGACGACGACGCGCTGTTGCTCTGCGGCGACGTCATCACGACGGCGGAAGTACTCTCGACGGTGGTCGAGCAATTCCGCGACGACCACCGCCCGGACGGATACAGCACCGTCGCGGCCATCGAAGGCGTGCAGGACGAGATGACCGCCGTCCAGTGGGACGAGTCCGGAACCGTCACCGACTACGGCGCTATCGAGGGTCATCAGGAGGCGGGCATCTTCGTCCTGAACCGCGACCACTTCGAGACTGCCGGTCGGGTACTGAGTTCGAACGCGGTCGAAGACTGGTTCCCCATCGTCTTTCCGGCGGTGCCGTCGAAGGCCGTGACCATCGACCCGCGGCAGCACGTCGAGATAAACACCGAGGACCACTTCCGGGAGGCGGTGCGGAGTCTCCCGCTCGAACCGACGGACAGGAGCGAAATCGAACTGTGA
- a CDS encoding ABC transporter permease codes for MSRLRVAASVAAAQLRHDRARTVLAVVGIAVAVLSTTLLASLGYGVFETGQQKFDASGRDLWVTGGSLSKGPGGFGTSILDAHNVSRDIESRERVESAVPMAFQAVYVGNGSGEMQTLVGVGVPGGGPFVSYEKGELPHGDGHYQNGTYNGTMHYDIVIDPRTAEMLDVGVGDTIYVGGSVESAREHEFEVTGISSTFSSFLGAPTVTTYLSELQEVTGTTGTDKATFITVNLKEGANTSAVERELQRAYPDYTIRTNDEQMRSVLRHNAVVIAVGGALVVLAVVAGFALTLNVLSIVVFQQKEELAALTALGVSSKTVVGMVAAQGVLLGAVGGLVGVAVTPPFVAGLNYVAAEIVGFEGLVQAPGSVLVLGGAIALVIGTLAAAVAGWRTLRTVGVDQLMR; via the coding sequence GTGAGCAGACTCCGCGTCGCGGCCTCGGTCGCGGCGGCCCAACTCCGCCACGACCGCGCGCGGACCGTCCTCGCGGTGGTCGGCATCGCGGTCGCGGTCCTCTCGACCACCCTGCTCGCCAGCCTCGGCTACGGCGTCTTCGAGACGGGCCAGCAGAAGTTCGACGCGTCGGGCCGGGACCTCTGGGTCACCGGCGGGTCGCTCTCGAAGGGTCCCGGCGGGTTCGGCACGTCCATCCTCGACGCACACAACGTGTCGCGCGACATCGAGTCGCGCGAACGGGTAGAATCTGCGGTACCGATGGCGTTTCAGGCGGTTTACGTGGGCAACGGCTCCGGAGAGATGCAGACGCTGGTCGGGGTCGGCGTCCCCGGCGGCGGGCCGTTCGTCTCCTACGAGAAGGGCGAACTCCCCCACGGCGACGGTCACTACCAGAACGGCACGTACAACGGGACGATGCACTACGACATAGTCATCGACCCGCGGACCGCCGAGATGCTCGATGTCGGGGTCGGCGACACCATCTACGTCGGCGGGTCGGTCGAGAGCGCCCGCGAACACGAGTTCGAGGTCACCGGCATCTCCTCGACGTTCTCCAGTTTCCTCGGCGCGCCGACGGTGACGACCTACCTCAGCGAACTGCAGGAGGTCACGGGCACGACGGGCACCGACAAGGCGACGTTCATCACCGTCAATCTGAAGGAGGGCGCGAACACGAGTGCGGTGGAGCGCGAACTTCAGCGGGCCTACCCGGACTACACGATTCGGACGAACGACGAGCAGATGCGCTCGGTCCTCCGACACAACGCGGTCGTCATCGCGGTCGGCGGTGCGCTGGTCGTCCTCGCGGTGGTCGCGGGGTTCGCGCTGACGCTCAACGTCCTCTCAATCGTCGTCTTCCAGCAGAAGGAGGAACTCGCCGCGCTGACCGCGCTCGGGGTCTCCTCGAAGACGGTGGTCGGGATGGTCGCCGCGCAGGGCGTCCTGCTCGGCGCTGTGGGCGGTCTCGTCGGCGTCGCGGTCACCCCGCCGTTCGTGGCGGGACTGAACTACGTCGCCGCGGAAATCGTCGGCTTCGAGGGACTGGTGCAGGCGCCGGGGTCGGTTCTCGTTCTCGGCGGAGCCATCGCGCTGGTCATCGGGACGCTGGCGGCCGCGGTGGCGGGGTGGCGGACGCTCCGGACGGTCGGCGTGGACCAGCTCATGCGGTAG
- a CDS encoding polysaccharide lyase — translation MARDEMAEETNADRSLLDRRSYLRLAGAAAASVVATSAGTAAQSSDTLLHEPFEDGTYREHFTDVHDEGNWQDSVVESPSKVGSNAMRVGFPEGYFDGMIARVDPVEAGYLSENTTELYSSYWVRFDQDFENGDHRKKLPGPGNIESGTGHGGDPSDGTGWSARATFYNSTASGSEITLGNYVYHMDMDGTYGDTFGATRVTKGDWHRIDQHLKLNTTSGGSANRDGVLEQWIDGQKTTDEHSMRFTNHPEDGINYIWHVWHGGSNPAPQDQACYFDNWALSTTQMPDISGSGTSGSGDQTQGKPLELVAGSNTSDVQYEFTVEGSVTKNTSAGDKAAETNDSITDNGDGTVTVTGKSGNGYGDSYYVDGSFTSMSLDESKWTIRYDGTEVGVQELLPSAAPSVERFDVSTSNKLGGDRMFSVKWAAADADGDLDTVEAVVNDGSTDVNFAVNDVSGSSASGWELFQFPAGTTMDVTLRVKDAAGSVTKRNQSISL, via the coding sequence ATGGCACGCGACGAAATGGCAGAAGAGACGAACGCAGACCGTTCGCTACTCGACCGACGAAGTTACCTGCGGCTAGCGGGTGCGGCCGCAGCTTCCGTTGTCGCAACGAGCGCGGGAACCGCGGCTCAGTCGAGCGACACACTCCTCCACGAACCGTTCGAAGACGGTACGTATCGTGAACACTTCACGGACGTCCACGACGAAGGGAATTGGCAGGATTCGGTCGTTGAGTCCCCCTCGAAGGTCGGGAGCAACGCAATGAGAGTGGGCTTCCCCGAGGGCTACTTCGACGGAATGATTGCACGCGTCGACCCCGTAGAAGCGGGGTACCTGTCGGAGAACACGACCGAATTGTACTCGAGCTACTGGGTACGATTCGATCAGGACTTCGAGAACGGTGACCACCGAAAGAAACTGCCGGGTCCGGGGAACATCGAGAGCGGTACGGGTCACGGTGGCGATCCGTCAGACGGGACTGGGTGGAGCGCGCGAGCTACCTTCTACAATAGTACTGCTTCCGGTTCAGAGATTACACTCGGTAATTACGTGTACCACATGGACATGGACGGTACCTACGGCGACACGTTTGGCGCGACTCGCGTGACGAAAGGTGATTGGCACCGTATCGACCAACACCTGAAGCTCAACACGACTTCGGGGGGTTCGGCTAACCGTGACGGCGTCCTCGAACAGTGGATTGACGGTCAGAAGACCACCGACGAGCATTCGATGCGGTTCACCAACCACCCCGAAGACGGCATCAACTACATCTGGCACGTCTGGCACGGCGGGAGCAATCCTGCGCCTCAGGACCAGGCGTGTTACTTCGACAACTGGGCACTCAGCACGACCCAGATGCCGGACATCTCGGGGAGCGGAACGTCCGGTAGCGGCGACCAGACGCAGGGGAAACCGCTCGAACTCGTCGCGGGGTCGAACACCTCGGACGTGCAGTACGAGTTCACCGTCGAGGGGAGCGTCACCAAGAACACGTCGGCGGGCGACAAGGCCGCGGAGACCAACGACTCCATAACCGACAACGGCGACGGCACGGTGACGGTGACCGGAAAGTCGGGCAACGGCTACGGCGACTCCTACTACGTGGACGGGAGTTTCACCTCGATGAGTCTGGACGAGAGCAAGTGGACGATTCGGTACGACGGGACCGAAGTCGGCGTGCAGGAACTCCTGCCGTCGGCCGCGCCGAGCGTCGAGCGGTTCGACGTGTCTACGAGTAACAAGCTCGGCGGCGACCGGATGTTCTCGGTCAAGTGGGCCGCGGCCGACGCCGACGGCGACCTCGACACGGTCGAGGCGGTCGTCAACGACGGCTCCACCGACGTGAACTTCGCAGTGAACGACGTGAGCGGGTCCAGTGCCTCCGGATGGGAACTGTTCCAGTTCCCCGCGGGGACCACCATGGACGTGACCCTCCGCGTGAAGGACGCGGCCGGGAGCGTCACGAAGCGGAACCAGTCCATCTCCCTCTAG
- a CDS encoding ABC transporter ATP-binding protein yields MEVIIVLGVAAGLLEGIGLSSRVPIIDAIQSSMYPLGKGGAVEMFARTYTAMGVPFTLDIIVVGPVVVVGAKYAFDFGASDETSGDFRSVVDSSVNATVRLRRNETAANNVYQFASAISIFVLIYLAVTFTSKSLGMLGVFLFAIFRLAPISSMLNHRGYPSEGNLSNGKSVVSVLNRMYFPEKAKLTADHGQLSGDVVTSVPIREGTAISAFTSTRSSKCGWSADTTPTSKSSRSRPWTRPTRTCNPTTRVNVPGRRSGTSAICRREAVGLPISERRTLPEPTVSQKPLVPAELDGRYV; encoded by the coding sequence ATGGAAGTGATAATTGTTCTGGGAGTCGCGGCTGGACTCCTCGAAGGCATCGGACTGAGTTCCCGAGTTCCGATAATCGACGCCATCCAGTCTAGCATGTACCCGTTGGGCAAGGGCGGCGCAGTCGAGATGTTCGCCCGCACTTACACGGCGATGGGAGTTCCGTTCACGCTCGATATCATCGTGGTGGGTCCCGTGGTCGTGGTGGGAGCCAAGTACGCGTTCGACTTCGGCGCGAGTGACGAAACGAGTGGAGACTTCCGCAGTGTGGTCGATTCGTCCGTGAACGCCACGGTCCGACTCCGGCGTAACGAGACGGCGGCCAACAACGTTTACCAGTTCGCCAGCGCCATCTCGATATTCGTGCTGATATACCTCGCAGTCACGTTCACGTCGAAGAGCCTCGGGATGCTGGGCGTGTTCCTGTTCGCCATATTCAGACTCGCCCCGATTTCAAGTATGCTCAACCATCGGGGCTACCCATCGGAAGGCAACCTCTCGAATGGCAAGTCCGTCGTCTCGGTACTGAATCGGATGTACTTCCCCGAGAAGGCCAAGCTAACCGCCGACCACGGCCAACTCTCGGGCGACGTCGTGACGTCGGTTCCAATCCGAGAGGGTACGGCCATCTCGGCGTTCACATCGACACGCTCCTCGAAGTGCGGTTGGTCTGCGGACACGACGCCCACAAGCAAATCGTCGCGGAGTCGCCCGTGGACGCGCCCTACCCGGACCTGCAACCCCACGACGCGAGTGAACGTACCGGGGAGACGCTCCGGAACCTCGGCTATTTGCCGGAGAGAGGCCGTGGGACTCCCGATAAGCGAACGGCGAACGCTTCCAGAACCGACGGTCTCCCAGAAACCGTTAGTCCCCGCTGAGTTAGACGGACGATATGTCTGA
- a CDS encoding ABC transporter ATP-binding protein codes for MSGNISRGEKVAALKELVYYKPLLMGVIMTLGVVAAVLEGLGLSFLIPIIEIIQSGGEPAAEGGIVGGFARVYSFVGIPFTLETIVAGVIVVMGVRYASGFGVLWLGQALRSYYEGDLKRQAFDSALGARIAYFNQNGSDEILNAIVTQSKYAARSVSYMVKILERSLLALMYVAIALYLAPVLTLVTGTVLAAVAIGIRQGLESGYSVGDRVTDANERIQESAQAGTQGIREVKLFGLTEEVRQNFHSAVDTFVNSTVRLRRNESAVNNVYQFASAISIFVLIYLAVTFTSMTLGMLGVFLFAMFRLAPILSVLNRRVYQLEGNLPHVIRTNNFVAELEQNQEPTTGSETEVDEVREIVFDDVSFSYANDEPVLDGVSFSVSKGEFVAFVGQSGAGKSTIVSLLSRMYLPDDGEITVDGLPIADIDLETWRSKLAIVRQNPYVFDDTLWYNLTVGNRSASRDEVERACEIAQVNEFLDSLADGYDTELGEEGVRLSGGQKQRIALARALLKEDADVLVLDEATSDLDSVTEQRVQAGIESMEREYAVITIAHQLSTIRNADEINTIEDGRIVEQGSHDVLLDNEGTYADLYSRQYSD; via the coding sequence ATGAGCGGGAATATCTCTCGGGGGGAGAAGGTAGCAGCACTCAAAGAACTCGTCTACTACAAGCCGCTCCTCATGGGGGTGATAATGACGTTGGGAGTCGTCGCGGCGGTCCTCGAAGGTCTCGGCTTGAGCTTCCTCATTCCGATAATCGAGATTATCCAGTCCGGCGGCGAACCCGCCGCGGAGGGCGGCATCGTGGGCGGGTTCGCCCGCGTCTACTCGTTCGTGGGCATCCCGTTCACGCTCGAAACCATCGTGGCGGGCGTCATCGTGGTGATGGGCGTCCGGTACGCCTCGGGGTTCGGCGTGCTGTGGCTCGGACAGGCGCTCCGGAGCTACTACGAGGGCGACCTGAAACGGCAGGCGTTCGACTCGGCACTCGGCGCTCGAATCGCGTACTTCAATCAGAACGGCTCCGACGAGATACTCAACGCCATCGTCACGCAGTCGAAGTACGCGGCCCGGAGCGTCTCCTACATGGTGAAGATTCTAGAGCGGTCGCTGCTCGCGTTGATGTACGTGGCTATTGCGCTCTACCTCGCGCCGGTGCTGACGCTGGTGACTGGGACGGTGTTGGCCGCCGTCGCCATCGGAATCCGACAGGGACTCGAATCGGGGTACTCGGTCGGTGACCGCGTCACCGACGCCAACGAGCGGATTCAGGAGTCGGCACAGGCCGGGACGCAGGGCATTCGCGAGGTGAAACTGTTCGGCCTGACCGAGGAGGTCCGCCAGAACTTCCACAGCGCCGTGGATACGTTCGTGAACTCGACGGTGCGACTCCGGCGGAACGAGTCGGCGGTCAACAACGTCTACCAGTTCGCCAGCGCCATCTCGATATTCGTGCTGATATACCTCGCGGTCACGTTCACGTCGATGACCCTCGGGATGCTGGGCGTGTTCCTGTTCGCCATGTTCCGACTCGCCCCCATCCTGAGCGTGCTCAACCGCCGGGTCTACCAGTTGGAGGGGAACCTCCCGCACGTCATCAGGACCAACAACTTCGTGGCGGAACTCGAACAGAATCAGGAACCGACCACCGGAAGTGAGACGGAGGTCGACGAGGTTCGGGAGATAGTGTTCGACGACGTCTCGTTCTCGTACGCGAACGACGAACCGGTCCTCGACGGCGTCTCGTTCAGCGTCTCCAAGGGCGAGTTCGTCGCGTTCGTGGGCCAGTCCGGGGCCGGGAAGTCCACCATCGTTTCGTTGCTGAGTCGGATGTACCTCCCAGACGACGGGGAGATAACCGTGGACGGTCTCCCAATCGCCGACATCGACCTCGAGACGTGGCGGTCGAAACTCGCCATCGTCAGGCAGAACCCCTACGTCTTCGACGACACCCTCTGGTACAACCTGACCGTGGGGAACCGGTCGGCGTCGCGCGACGAGGTCGAACGCGCCTGCGAAATCGCGCAGGTCAACGAGTTCCTCGACTCGCTGGCGGACGGCTACGACACCGAACTCGGCGAGGAGGGCGTCAGACTGTCCGGCGGCCAGAAACAGCGAATCGCGCTGGCGCGTGCGCTGTTGAAGGAGGACGCCGACGTCCTCGTACTGGACGAGGCGACCAGCGACCTCGACTCGGTGACCGAACAGCGCGTGCAGGCCGGAATCGAGTCGATGGAGCGCGAGTACGCGGTCATCACGATAGCCCACCAACTCTCGACCATCCGGAACGCCGACGAGATAAACACTATCGAAGACGGTCGCATCGTCGAGCAGGGGAGCCACGACGTCCTCCTCGACAACGAGGGCACCTACGCCGACCTCTACAGTCGTCAGTACTCCGACTGA
- a CDS encoding CDP-glycerol glycerophosphotransferase family protein: MSDPLTDAVGAVVSYLLRPLVFLLSHLVPRNDRVWAFTADQSGRFAENGKYLFLHAVGRSDEIRPIWLARDREVLTELRGRGYETYHVDDWPGKYVALRARCVFTSHGVPFWQYIGGATVVQMWHGNALKRLGNDIESGTSLLVRSHRKHVIRNWDRFVTTGTADALAPFTSAFDVTPEQALPTGYPRDDVFFESVEGATVGLGEYDRLRELSEEATLISYMPTSRNAFEGDQGTIDGSELGIEELDRTLVEHDAYLLLKAHPWSNVELDEAEFDRVILLPSDLDIYPVLPLVDVLVTDYSSIYFDYLLLDRPVVFYAYDLDAYRDARGFYFDYDEVTPGPKPETSDELHEWLRHFLQGDDGFEDERARVRNRFFRHQDGGASERIYRHVRDEVLDLSADRSDSVEDGTRRDTERSVEPGRSL, translated from the coding sequence ATGAGTGACCCACTCACCGACGCGGTCGGCGCGGTCGTCTCGTACCTGCTCCGGCCGCTCGTCTTCCTCCTGTCGCATCTCGTGCCGCGTAACGACCGCGTCTGGGCGTTCACCGCTGACCAGAGCGGTCGATTCGCGGAGAACGGTAAGTATCTCTTCCTCCACGCCGTCGGGCGGTCCGACGAGATTCGTCCGATATGGCTGGCCCGCGACCGCGAGGTGTTGACGGAACTGCGGGGGCGCGGCTACGAGACCTACCACGTAGACGACTGGCCGGGCAAATACGTCGCGTTGCGTGCCAGATGCGTGTTCACGTCCCACGGAGTTCCGTTCTGGCAGTACATCGGGGGCGCGACGGTCGTTCAGATGTGGCACGGGAACGCGCTGAAGCGACTCGGCAACGACATCGAGTCGGGCACTTCGTTGCTCGTCCGGTCGCACCGGAAACACGTCATCCGCAACTGGGACAGATTCGTGACGACCGGCACCGCCGACGCACTCGCGCCGTTCACCTCGGCGTTCGACGTCACTCCCGAGCAGGCGCTTCCGACCGGCTACCCCCGCGACGACGTGTTCTTCGAATCGGTCGAGGGAGCGACGGTCGGTCTCGGCGAGTACGACCGACTCCGGGAGTTGAGCGAGGAAGCCACCCTGATATCGTACATGCCGACCTCCCGCAACGCGTTCGAGGGCGACCAGGGGACCATCGACGGGAGCGAACTGGGAATCGAGGAACTCGACCGGACGCTGGTCGAACACGACGCGTACCTGCTCCTCAAGGCCCATCCGTGGTCGAACGTGGAACTCGACGAAGCCGAGTTCGACCGCGTGATTCTGCTCCCCTCCGACCTCGACATCTACCCGGTGCTCCCGCTGGTGGACGTGCTCGTGACCGACTACTCGTCGATTTACTTCGACTACCTCCTGCTCGATAGACCGGTGGTGTTCTACGCCTACGACCTCGACGCGTACCGCGACGCCCGCGGGTTCTACTTCGACTACGACGAGGTGACGCCGGGACCGAAACCCGAGACCTCGGACGAACTGCACGAGTGGCTACGGCACTTCCTTCAGGGTGACGACGGGTTCGAGGACGAACGCGCGCGAGTCCGAAATCGGTTCTTCCGGCATCAGGACGGTGGCGCGTCCGAGCGCATCTACCGCCACGTCCGGGACGAGGTTCTCGACCTCTCGGCGGACAGGTCCGATTCGGTCGAGGACGGCACGCGACGCGACACCGAACGGAGTGTCGAACCCGGGCGGTCGCTGTGA